In the Bacteroidota bacterium genome, TGAATATCACTCAGCATAATGCAAACAGTATTGTTCAAAACGTTTAATTAATTCAATTGTATTACTTCCGGGTTTACCATTACCAATTATTCGGTCTTCTATTTGTACGATTGGCATAATATTTCTCGTTGTGCTGGTAATAAATATTTCATCTGCAGCAAATAATTCACCTACCGAAATATCTTTTTCTATTACCATGGTAATTTCTTTGGCACACAACATAACATGATTGCGCGTTACACCTTTGAGCATATTTTTTTCGGGCGTGTAAATCAATCCGTTTTTTACAATAAAAATATTACATCGTGCACATTCCCGAACTGCATCATTAAAATAAAACAACACATCTTCACTATTATTATTTTTCATTCTTGTTTGTGCTCTGAATGAACCTAAATAAAAAGTTGTTTTGTATTGCGGAAAGGGTTTATCATATTCTTCAAAAATGAGTGAAACACCCTCGCTGTACATTTCGGCAGGATATGGTTTCCATACATCCTGATAAATAGTAATTATTGGTTCAAGAATTTGATTATTAAATCGTGCGGTGATCAAAATTTTAAAATAGGCATCCTGTAACCCATTTTTCTGCTGCAATTCGAGTACAATGGAACGAATTTTTTCCAT is a window encoding:
- a CDS encoding aminotransferase class IV, with product MNSSLAFRDNQFLQKSDIRIGLDDLGFERGFGVFDYCRVRNGKITFLNDHLSRLNHSQEVLQFNNPVEMEKIRSIVLELQQKNGLQDAYFKILITARFNNQILEPIITIYQDVWKPYPAEMYSEGVSLIFEEYDKPFPQYKTTFYLGSFRAQTRMKNNNSEDVLFYFNDAVRECARCNIFIVKNGLIYTPEKNMLKGVTRNHVMLCAKEITMVIEKDISVGELFAADEIFITSTTRNIMPIVQIEDRIIGNGKPGSNTIELIKRFEQYCLHYAE